The Hirundo rustica isolate bHirRus1 chromosome Z, bHirRus1.pri.v3, whole genome shotgun sequence genome contains the following window.
ATGAAAGCCAACAAAAGCAGTTACCTAGCTAGAGCAGCTACAGCCTGACCTCTTCACTTCTTCAGGAGCTGATGTCTGACTATGAAGAAAGGGGCACCAAATCCGCTCCCAAAGAACGCACACATCATTGCGAGAAGCCGCCACTTGCTGTCCACAGAGAATGGGAGgttctgtaaggaaaaaaaaaagggagttttACCTTTGCAATCAGAATATTAATTCCTTTCTA
Protein-coding sequences here:
- the LOC120765981 gene encoding cytochrome c oxidase subunit 7C, mitochondrial, with translation MLSAGVRRFATSAIRRSHYEEGPGKNLPFSVDSKWRLLAMMCAFFGSGFGAPFFIVRHQLLKK